A genomic segment from Truepera sp. encodes:
- a CDS encoding response regulator, translating into MSEGYAVPKRGLWVVDDSLAFRLIVQQVFGRAGWSVTEFSNLNSALAALAVSPAADVVLLDIHLPDGNGLDRVADFGKHGLAVVVVSNLVRAEQTRRAFAAGAVDIITKPVDVSVLMARVERAAGAAEG; encoded by the coding sequence ATGAGCGAGGGTTACGCGGTGCCAAAGCGCGGCTTGTGGGTCGTCGATGATAGTTTGGCGTTCCGGCTGATCGTGCAGCAGGTGTTCGGGCGCGCAGGTTGGTCGGTAACGGAGTTCTCCAACCTCAACTCGGCGCTTGCCGCGCTTGCGGTAAGTCCTGCGGCCGACGTCGTGCTGCTGGACATCCACTTGCCGGACGGTAACGGGCTCGACCGCGTAGCTGACTTCGGGAAGCACGGGTTGGCGGTCGTCGTCGTGTCCAACTTGGTGCGGGCCGAACAGACACGTCGGGCGTTCGCGGCGGGCGCCGTCGACATCATCACGAAACCGGTGGACGTCAGTGTGTTGATGGCCCGCGTAGAGCGCGCGGCCGGCGCTGCCGAGGGGTGA
- a CDS encoding NmrA family NAD(P)-binding protein, producing the protein MYLIVGATGSLGGQVAKAILARGERVRAVVRPESSSPLRRTGRFTDPGELRALGAELVEADLKRPESFDSHLVGVKSVLMTASGTKRAPPDSTAAIDANGAAGLAAAAKLAGVEHFVYMSARGTGPDAPELIRAKWEGENAIRATGQTATFVRPAMFMQDWIGFVLGAQLQGGTRIQLMGEHDAAKWFVDEGDVVKLLTEILLAGPPDSGESTTVMEYATDRASHGEIIARMARISGVPLTVERLPIGQPVTTVAEPAAGALTHLLAVAAATPPAESLPPEVTQRYGIRPRTIDDFLQRMLAAAPS; encoded by the coding sequence ATGTACCTGATCGTCGGAGCAACCGGATCTCTCGGAGGGCAGGTCGCCAAGGCCATCCTGGCCAGGGGTGAGCGGGTGAGGGCGGTCGTAAGGCCGGAGTCGAGCTCACCGTTGCGGCGCACGGGGCGCTTCACCGACCCCGGCGAACTCAGGGCGCTGGGCGCGGAGCTGGTCGAGGCGGACCTCAAGCGACCGGAGTCGTTCGACTCGCACCTAGTGGGGGTCAAGTCGGTGCTGATGACGGCGTCCGGAACCAAACGGGCGCCTCCGGATTCGACCGCGGCCATCGACGCTAACGGCGCCGCGGGGTTGGCTGCAGCCGCCAAGCTGGCAGGCGTCGAGCACTTCGTCTACATGTCGGCGCGCGGCACCGGCCCCGACGCTCCCGAACTGATCCGCGCGAAGTGGGAAGGCGAGAACGCCATCCGCGCGACCGGCCAGACGGCCACGTTCGTGCGGCCGGCGATGTTCATGCAGGATTGGATCGGTTTCGTGCTAGGGGCGCAACTCCAGGGCGGCACGCGCATCCAACTCATGGGCGAGCACGACGCGGCCAAGTGGTTCGTCGACGAGGGCGACGTCGTCAAGCTGCTCACCGAGATCCTCTTGGCGGGGCCGCCTGACTCGGGAGAGTCGACCACCGTGATGGAGTACGCCACCGACAGGGCTTCGCATGGCGAGATCATCGCAAGGATGGCGCGCATCTCGGGCGTCCCGCTCACCGTCGAGCGGCTTCCTATCGGTCAGCCGGTAACGACCGTGGCGGAGCCGGCCGCCGGGGCGCTCACGCACTTGCTGGCCGTGGCCGCCGCGACGCCGCCGGCTGAGAGCTTGCCGCCGGAGGTGACGCAGCGCTACGGCATAAGGCCACGGACCATCGACGACTTCTTGCAGAGGATGCTCGCGGCGGCGCCCTCCTAG
- the thpR gene encoding RNA 2',3'-cyclic phosphodiesterase produces the protein MARLFIAVSIPESVRANLARVGTAADVRGVKWVKPENFHLTLAFLGEVEERRVADAEEAAYVATEGYAEPLRLIAQGLGAFPNEERAKVLWAGLTGDVPALIAMRSSLAAELKRSGFTLEEKRFRPHITLARFRVPQRMPERLPRLQVFGEWPVTELQLIESHLQPAGARYVVRADIPLLDE, from the coding sequence ATGGCTCGACTGTTCATCGCTGTTTCCATCCCCGAGAGCGTGCGTGCGAACCTCGCCCGGGTGGGCACCGCCGCCGACGTCAGGGGCGTGAAGTGGGTTAAGCCCGAGAACTTCCACCTCACGCTGGCCTTCCTGGGCGAGGTGGAGGAGCGGCGAGTTGCGGACGCCGAGGAAGCCGCTTACGTGGCCACCGAGGGCTACGCGGAGCCGCTGCGCCTCATCGCCCAGGGCCTTGGCGCCTTCCCGAACGAGGAGCGCGCGAAGGTGCTATGGGCCGGCCTCACGGGCGACGTGCCCGCGCTGATCGCGATGCGGTCTTCCCTGGCCGCCGAACTAAAGCGTTCCGGCTTCACGCTTGAGGAGAAGCGCTTCCGGCCGCACATCACGCTGGCGAGGTTCCGCGTGCCGCAACGGATGCCCGAGCGACTGCCGCGGCTGCAGGTGTTCGGCGAGTGGCCCGTGACTGAACTGCAGCTCATCGAGAGCCACCTCCAGCCTGCCGGCGCGCGCTACGTCGTGCGGGCCGATATCCCCCTGCTGGACGAGTAG
- a CDS encoding FAD-dependent oxidoreductase: protein MKKLVVIGGDAAGMSAAARASRGAEPPETVVFERGEYTSYAACGLPYHVSGLITDPQALVARTPEEHRASGIDVRMRQEVLSIDPEERSVTVRSLDDGRTYQESYDELLIATGASPIVPKLPNVNAKGVTTIKTIPDAVALDALIRERTPPAAVVIGGGYIGLEMAEALVGRGLEVTLIEMLEQPMATLDPDMSARVADALRELGVCVHLGVTATGFEVDGEGWVRAVATSSGEIPAELVVLGLGFRPNVSLAVGAGVPLGPSGAIAVDARMATRTPHVWAAGDCVESLNRVSGAPVWVALGTHANKQGRTAGTNLSGTPARFEGVIGTAITRVGDVEIARTGLSSREAQAAGFAAVANTIESGTRAHYYPGSESLAVRVVAERGSGRLLGAQIVGGAESGKRIDALAVGVWNGMTAAEFSGLDLAYAPPFAPVWDAILIAARLAGEKAWESERPISTL, encoded by the coding sequence ATGAAGAAGCTTGTCGTCATCGGCGGTGACGCCGCCGGCATGTCGGCCGCCGCGCGCGCCAGCCGCGGCGCGGAGCCGCCCGAGACGGTGGTGTTCGAGCGTGGCGAGTACACGTCCTACGCGGCATGCGGCCTGCCGTACCACGTGAGCGGCCTCATCACCGACCCGCAGGCGTTGGTGGCGCGCACGCCCGAGGAGCACCGCGCCAGCGGCATAGACGTGCGCATGCGGCAGGAGGTCTTGAGCATCGACCCCGAGGAGCGCTCGGTGACGGTGCGCTCCCTGGACGATGGGCGCACCTACCAGGAGAGCTACGACGAGCTGCTCATCGCCACGGGCGCCTCGCCCATCGTGCCGAAGCTTCCCAACGTGAACGCCAAGGGCGTGACGACCATCAAGACCATCCCCGACGCCGTCGCGCTGGACGCGCTCATCCGCGAACGCACTCCGCCGGCCGCCGTGGTCATCGGCGGCGGCTACATCGGCCTGGAGATGGCTGAGGCGCTGGTGGGTCGCGGCCTCGAGGTCACGCTCATCGAGATGCTGGAGCAGCCGATGGCGACGTTGGACCCCGACATGAGCGCGCGGGTGGCCGACGCGTTGCGGGAACTCGGCGTGTGCGTGCACCTGGGTGTCACCGCGACTGGTTTCGAGGTGGATGGTGAGGGTTGGGTGCGCGCCGTTGCCACCAGCTCGGGCGAGATTCCAGCGGAGTTGGTGGTGCTCGGGCTCGGCTTCCGGCCGAACGTGAGCCTGGCGGTGGGGGCGGGCGTTCCCCTCGGACCCAGCGGCGCCATCGCGGTGGACGCCCGCATGGCCACGCGCACGCCTCACGTGTGGGCGGCGGGCGACTGTGTGGAGAGCCTGAACCGCGTGAGCGGCGCGCCCGTCTGGGTGGCGCTCGGCACGCACGCCAACAAGCAGGGGCGGACGGCCGGCACGAACTTGAGCGGGACGCCGGCGCGTTTCGAGGGCGTCATAGGCACCGCCATCACGCGCGTCGGTGACGTCGAGATCGCGCGCACGGGCCTCAGTTCTCGCGAGGCGCAAGCCGCGGGCTTCGCGGCAGTGGCTAACACCATAGAGTCGGGAACCCGCGCTCACTACTACCCGGGCAGCGAGTCGCTAGCGGTGCGCGTGGTGGCGGAGCGGGGCAGCGGGCGGCTTCTCGGGGCGCAGATCGTCGGCGGGGCAGAGTCCGGCAAACGCATCGACGCGCTTGCCGTGGGCGTGTGGAACGGCATGACGGCCGCCGAGTTCAGCGGTCTCGACCTGGCGTACGCCCCGCCGTTCGCGCCCGTTTGGGACGCCATCCTCATTGCCGCGAGGCTCGCGGGGGAGAAGGCGTGGGAGTCGGAGCGACCGATTTCGACGCTGTAA